The genome window CCTGATTGCGAGCGGTCAGGTAAAGGTTACTCGACTGGGAAGGCGTTTGCTGGTTCCCCGCTACGAGCTCGAGCGCCTGGGGCTCTTGCCCAAGGAAAACCCCGCCATG of Meiothermus sp. contains these proteins:
- a CDS encoding helix-turn-helix domain-containing protein, whose translation is MERLAITPRELAKMLGVSANHVYNLIASGQVKVTRLGRRLLVPRYELERLGLLPKENPAMQGGER